One genomic window of Sporosarcina ureae includes the following:
- a CDS encoding COX15/CtaA family protein, producing MVNSIEEGVSYLRYNRFLKWFGVASTIGMLAILLGGALVTKTDSGMGCGRHWPGCNGQLIPDDITAEVLIEFSHRLVTGSVGIFIVILAIWSWKALGHVRETKFLAFMAVFFLILQALIGAAQVLWGQGDFILALHFGISLISFASVFLLTLLVFEVDQKFDADKIRIDKSLRYHTIGVTIYSYFVIYTGALVRHTSSGLVCSDWPLCRNNEFSLPNNMYEWIQMGHRLAAALIVVWIGFIAIKAIKHYSDQRVIYWGWITAFGLVLAQATTGMIVVLTKLNLYFALLHSLFITLLFGLLTYLVLLVSRNRIKK from the coding sequence ATGGTCAATTCAATAGAAGAAGGTGTTTCGTACTTGCGATACAACAGATTTTTAAAATGGTTTGGGGTAGCTTCAACGATCGGCATGCTCGCGATCTTACTTGGTGGAGCGCTAGTTACTAAAACCGACAGTGGTATGGGGTGTGGAAGGCATTGGCCGGGATGTAATGGACAACTTATTCCTGATGACATCACAGCAGAAGTATTAATCGAATTCTCACATCGTTTAGTTACAGGTTCAGTAGGTATTTTCATCGTCATACTGGCTATATGGTCGTGGAAAGCACTTGGTCATGTCCGCGAAACAAAGTTTTTAGCTTTTATGGCAGTATTTTTCTTGATTCTACAGGCATTGATTGGAGCAGCGCAAGTATTATGGGGACAAGGTGATTTTATCTTGGCCTTACACTTTGGGATTTCCCTCATATCCTTTGCGTCAGTCTTCCTATTAACTTTATTGGTTTTTGAAGTAGACCAGAAGTTCGACGCAGATAAGATACGTATAGACAAATCATTACGTTACCACACCATCGGGGTAACTATTTATTCATACTTTGTTATATACACTGGCGCTCTTGTCCGTCATACCAGTTCAGGTCTTGTATGTTCTGACTGGCCTTTGTGCCGGAATAACGAATTCAGCCTACCGAATAATATGTATGAATGGATACAAATGGGTCACCGTTTAGCTGCAGCTTTGATTGTTGTATGGATTGGGTTCATCGCAATTAAAGCCATTAAACATTATAGTGATCAACGCGTTATTTACTGGGGTTGGATTACAGCATTTGGCTTAGTACTCGCACAAGCAACTACAGGGATGATTGTCGTACTGACTAAATTAAATCTCTATTTTGCTTTGTTACATTCGTTGTTCATCACATTATTATTTGGCTTATTAACTTATTTAGTTCTTTTAGTCTCTCGCAACCGGATAAAGAAGTAA
- the cyoE gene encoding heme o synthase, producing the protein MSNGRTLSTVADPKVETITLWKDFLALIKIGIVNSNLITTFTGLFLAFQFTGKSFLHNFDLLVFAILGTGLIIASSGAMNNLIDRDIDPVMSRTKSRPTVTGRFKAPAVMTLAVTFLVAGEVLLFSASPMAGWLGILGVFAYVVLYSMWSKRKHVSNTVVGSLSGAIPPLIGWAAVDPTLPMGAWALFFIMFIWQPPHFYALAMRRTEEYRAANIPMLPVVKGFERTKKSMLMWVLLLFPLPFLLPQLGTGFIVFATLLNIGWLYLSIKGFKAKEDLKWATGMFVYSLNYMTILFVSMIIFSIFI; encoded by the coding sequence ATGTCAAACGGTCGAACGCTTTCGACAGTTGCAGATCCAAAAGTAGAAACCATTACCTTGTGGAAAGACTTTTTGGCGCTGATCAAAATAGGTATTGTCAACTCGAACTTGATCACTACGTTCACCGGTCTTTTTTTGGCATTTCAATTCACTGGTAAAAGTTTTCTCCACAACTTTGATCTACTGGTATTTGCGATTCTGGGAACAGGATTGATTATCGCATCTTCGGGCGCAATGAATAACTTGATTGACCGCGATATTGATCCCGTCATGTCGAGAACAAAGTCGAGACCGACAGTAACAGGTAGATTTAAAGCTCCCGCTGTGATGACGTTAGCCGTTACATTCTTAGTGGCTGGAGAAGTATTATTATTCTCTGCATCACCTATGGCAGGTTGGCTTGGCATCTTGGGTGTATTCGCTTATGTTGTTTTGTATTCCATGTGGTCAAAACGTAAGCATGTAAGCAATACCGTAGTAGGAAGTCTTTCAGGAGCAATTCCACCCCTAATCGGATGGGCAGCTGTTGATCCTACACTGCCAATGGGAGCGTGGGCATTGTTTTTCATCATGTTCATATGGCAACCACCGCATTTCTATGCGTTGGCTATGCGCAGAACAGAAGAGTATCGAGCGGCTAACATTCCGATGTTACCAGTTGTAAAAGGGTTTGAGCGGACGAAGAAGTCGATGCTCATGTGGGTATTGCTACTATTTCCATTACCATTCTTGTTACCACAGCTCGGCACCGGGTTTATAGTTTTTGCAACACTGTTGAATATTGGATGGCTTTATTTATCTATCAAAGGATTCAAAGCCAAAGAAGATTTGAAATGGGCAACAGGAATGTTCGTTTATTCTTTAAATTATATGACAATCTTGTTTGTATCCATGATTATTTTCTCTATATTCATCTAA
- the coxB gene encoding cytochrome c oxidase subunit II — MIKGLKKWRLFSLLAVFAVFMAGCGNEEISTFQPAGQVANDQFKLLLLASGIMLLVIIVVVIIYTVALFRFRRSKLGEDHIPEQVEGSHTLELLWTFIPIVLLLILAIPTVHYTYKLGDVKAMGAVDEDGNAENLVVDVTAKLYWWEFEYPDLGIVTAQELVVPTDEKVYFNLIAADVKHSFWIPSVGGKLDTNVENVNKFYLSFEKESDGLKDGVFYGKCAELCGPSHALMDFKVKTLPRDQFDSWVTAMQKTAEEPVVANADGEEVFSQSCIGCHAVSGVGESGAQGPNLASFGDRNRVAGFLEHDEENLKDWIRDTQKHKPGNTMPSFSEDQISDEDLDALAEYLMGLKVAK; from the coding sequence ATGATTAAAGGACTCAAAAAGTGGCGTCTCTTTTCTTTACTAGCGGTTTTCGCTGTGTTCATGGCAGGTTGTGGTAATGAAGAAATTTCAACCTTCCAACCAGCTGGACAAGTCGCTAATGACCAGTTCAAGTTGTTGCTATTAGCATCAGGAATCATGTTACTGGTTATCATTGTAGTAGTAATTATTTACACTGTTGCATTATTCCGCTTCAGACGTTCCAAATTGGGTGAAGATCATATCCCAGAGCAAGTGGAAGGAAGTCACACACTTGAGCTGCTTTGGACATTCATTCCAATAGTATTACTTTTGATTCTTGCTATTCCTACCGTTCACTACACATATAAATTAGGTGATGTGAAGGCAATGGGAGCAGTTGATGAAGACGGCAACGCGGAGAACTTAGTAGTAGATGTTACAGCGAAGTTGTATTGGTGGGAGTTCGAGTATCCTGATCTAGGTATTGTTACTGCTCAGGAACTAGTAGTACCTACTGATGAAAAAGTTTATTTCAACTTGATCGCAGCGGACGTAAAGCACTCATTCTGGATTCCGTCAGTTGGCGGTAAGCTAGATACGAACGTTGAGAACGTAAATAAATTCTATCTGTCATTTGAGAAAGAATCTGACGGCTTGAAAGATGGCGTTTTCTACGGGAAATGTGCTGAGCTATGTGGACCTTCTCACGCATTGATGGACTTTAAAGTGAAAACATTACCGAGAGACCAATTTGACAGCTGGGTTACAGCTATGCAGAAAACAGCAGAAGAACCTGTTGTTGCAAACGCTGACGGCGAAGAAGTCTTCTCTCAAAGCTGTATCGGTTGTCACGCAGTTTCAGGTGTAGGTGAGTCTGGTGCACAAGGACCAAACTTGGCTTCATTCGGTGATCGTAATCGTGTGGCAGGTTTCCTTGAACACGATGAAGAAAACTTGAAAGATTGGATTCGTGATACACAGAAACATAAGCCAGGCAATACGATGCCTTCATTCAGTGAAGATCAGATTTCTGATGAAGACTTAGATGCTTTAGCTGAATACTTAATGGGCTTAAAAGTAGCAAAATAA